The genomic segment ttctctctctctctctctgccattTTCTCAGGCTGCTGACTGTAAGAGGAGCAGAAAAGCCCACAGAAGAGATCTCAGCACCTCGGACAGCGGAGCCGCTAATATGGCTCCAGTCATTTCCAGCAGTGGGGAGGCTTATGGTAAGCAAGTTCTCTTTCTATAAAGTTGGGGGAAGGGGAGAGTCGCCTAATTAAAAACTATCATGTACTGTAAGTAGCAGTGTCATCATAAGTAACATATGGATTTGCCGGATTTACGTCCCTGTCGGGTGCAATGGTCGGAGATTTTTCCTTCATACATCCTTGCATATCTGTTCCTTTTCACTCCCTGGTACTTGCGGTGAAGTCTTACTATGGACCGGTCTTCATGTTAGGCTTTAATTGCTATATACGCCATCGCTTAAGCAGGGGTGTGGGCTAGCGGATGACAAGTTTGCAGAATGTGCTTCGAATATAGGTCGTTTTTGCAATGCATTGCTCCTCTAGAAGTTATGAGTGTTCAGTCATTGGCATTTTAAGCTATTTTTGTGGCTTTCATTCCATCCATCGGTAAGGGAAAGTCCGTCGTCTCCTTTGACTCCATTGCAGTAGGACAAGACTCATCCTGTCTCATATTCAGCCGTGACTCATGGCATGGAAACGCAAAGTGTTAACGACGTCACGCATTATCGACAACTAAAAATAGCTGTGCCGAACGTACTGTAAGTCTGTAGACGCCATGACAACTGCCGAAAGTTTCTTCCTTGCAGCGGAGGTCTCTGCGTGCACGGAGCTGCCGTGTATTGTGTAGGGCGATGGAGGCCGCCAGCTTAGGGTGTTGGAGATCTAGGTGGGGCAAGGAAGGGTAGGGTGCGACCATTGAGCGAGAGAGGAAAGGCTGATGATAAAAGTGGTCAAGTTTCTTGAGGGCGCTCAATAGCTAACAACTTCACCCTTATCAACATAAGCAAGGTGGAAGACGTCTTTGCTAGAGTATTTACTTAAGAGGGCAAGAATGGGGTCACCATAATGGTTAGATGCTCAtggaatcttgcattgacatcatTGAAAGAAGCATGTGCCCTAAATGCTGCTCCACCTGTAATGCCTCTCTATGTATCTCCCTTATGAGGACACTATTTGTAGTTTATACACTTTACACTATATTTTATGCAGCCGTGGTAATCAGAATGACATACTTTACTTCCAAAGATGACTTCCAGTCCACTATATATCTACATGCAGGTGAAGACGTCTTTGGTGCAACTTATACTTTGCTTTCTTCTTTCTCTTGACATATTATAGCAACCATGGCATCACTAAAGGCTACTCCACTTGTAATAAGTAAAGCCGTCGCTGTGCATTATTTATTGTCATCGCGGTAAAGAACATCGCCCACTTCCATGATGAACAAAGGAGGATATTGTCCCTCCTTGTAAAGAAGTGTGGGTGGCTTCTCTTCTGGTGAAGGGGCGCCCACACGTTAGAGTTGCCTTTGGCGCagcgtttacttttgcagtttccCTCTAGTGACATTGATAGGTTAACAGTTTGACACTTTCCTCTATTAGAAGAAAGATGGCACTAAATGCCGCTCCACCTGCAGAGGCACAGTAAGCCGCCTGCCTATATAGACTTGTTTCCATAATAACCTGCCATGGAAAAGAAAAGTTTGTCCAATGGTGATTGTCTTGTCAGCGATGATTAACCGTTTATTAGGACTGTTACATTAATCAAATAAATTACGAAGAATCCCCAGAGCCATGGACAGAGCCCGCAAAGGGGTTAAAGGTTGATCCAGCACATAGGTTTTAATTGCACAGGCTATGGTTACATAAATGAAAGGGTTAAAGTTGGAGGCGGCACATGCAGTGTCTtatacatgccccccccccccctcccccttgacaTGTTGCAGAGCTCAGTGCTGGGCTCCTGCTGTGTGATGATGGCTCAGCAGTCACTGTGCACCGTACCACAAGGTGCCATCCTTCATGGACCATGCAGAGcggagaaccccccccccccccccactgtgccaGTTCTGTTCTGCTCTGCACGAGATAAGGATTACTGAGCTCTGTCCAAGGAGTGGGCACCAGGCTGGGGGATAGATGGACAGACAGACATATATAATGAGTGATAGATAggtatgagagagagagatagatagatagatagatagataatagatgatagatagatagatagatagatagatagatagatagatagatatgagatagagagatagatagatagatagatagatagatagatagatagatatgagatagatagatagatatgagatagagagatagatagatagatagatagatagatagatagatagatagatatgagatagatagatagatatgagatagatagatagatagatagatagatagatatgagatagatagatagatatgagatagatagatagatagatagatagatagatatgagatagatagatagatagatagatagatagatagatagataatagatagatagagatagatagatagatagatagatagatagatagatagatagatagatagatagatagatagatattagatagatagatatgagatagatagatgatagatagatagatagatagatagatagatagatattagatagatagatagatagatagatagatagatatgagatagatagacagatagatagatatgagatagatagatagatagatagatagatagatagatagatagatagatagcttgacaaaggctccatagagagagctgaaacgttgctgtctcacATGGGGAAATAAACACCCTGTTTTTTTCACGGATtactgtgtgctgccttggactttctttatacatagatagatagataattagatagacagatagatatccaGCAGTTTCAGCCTATTTTAATGAACTCATAAAACATCACATTTCTTaatatacattaaaataaatGCCCAAGACAACTCTATTATATTGAcattctcagctctgctacatctgtacggatATTTTTCAATCAGTCGCAGTAAAGCTGGATTTTCCAATTCCTATTTATTTTGGGTCCTTTGAGAACCGTTGACCTGTGAAAAGCATACATCATTGTGCCACGTGACAAACACCGCCCTACTGCATTGTCGAATTTacttctgctacatccatactgtacctgtttttttttttctttttctatctaCTTGTATGACTGCATACAACACGACCTGGTTAGCAGGCTTTTTTCCGTGCGTATAATACTTGTAATCTTCTACATGAGCAGGATGTGATAATTTACGCCTTTAGATCTCAAAGAAGGTGAAACATATTGTGTTAGGCTTTGATATTTTATTGCTGGCAATGTCTTGTTTTGATGTTAAATTTAATGCTTGGCTGCTTTATTTACCTTTATGTTATAACTAACTTACATTTTACAGATGTCAAAAATtcttaaatgtattaaaaaaaaaaaagtcccataatcaattcagctctgctacaactGCCTATACATGCTGTGCAGCAAATTATTATTTGTTGTAGTACCACAagttaccagcaggtggcgcatATTATCTTTTTTACTTCTATAGAAATTAAGTATATGTATCCTTCTATGGGGAAGATAAACGAACACTAGTTTGCACTTTTTTATTCCTTTCTATGTTAATTTGTgcttttcatatgtttattttcaCAGCCGAAATCCCCACGATGGTTGGACTCATAGGTGCGTTCGGTCTCGTGTTCACAGTTTCCCTTTTTTCCTGGATCTGTTGCCAACGCAAATCCACCAAATCCAACAAAACTCCTCCTTATAAGTTTGTCCACGTGTTGAAAGGTGTCAACATATACCCTGAAAATCTAAACAGCAAAAAGAAATTTGGTGCAGACGAAAAAACTGAATTATCACCAAAGTCGCACATATCAAAGACGTCCCTTCATCTTGACCTGGAGAAAAGAGACTTGAATGGCAATTTTCCAAAAGCAAACAAAGTGAGGAGCTCTCCAGATCTAGAGGATTTTTCACAGCCTCAAATAACAGAAAAAGACAAGAATTCAATCTCTCCTGAGAGCATCACCTCCACCTCATCTCTGTCATCTGCCGAGAAACAAGATAAGCTGGGAACGCTCTTCTTCTCCTTAGAGTACAACTTTGAGAAGAAGGCTTTTGTGGTGAACATCAAGGAAGCCAGATCTCTTCCAGCTATGGACGAACAGTCAATGACTTCTGATCCTTACATAAAAATGACCATCCTTCCAGAGAAAAAACACAAGGTAAAGACAAGAGTCCTCCGGAAGACGCTTGACCCAGCCTTTGATGAGACCTTCACCTTTTATGGAATCCCTTACAGCCAGGTTCAAGATCTTGTCCTCCACTTCATCATCTTAAGCTTTGACAGGTTCTCAAGAGATGACGTCATCGGAGAGGTCTACTTCCCTCTTTCTGGGATTGAGCTGTCTGATGGAAGAGTGTTGATGAACAGGGAGATCAATAAGAGGAACATCAGGGTAATATTCTGAATTATTGCGTTCATTAGTGTTGCCCAGTTTGTTTATTGATCTGTCATCTTGACATTTTGGTCTTCAGATGATCATAACTTGATTTTCGTTGATTCTAATTACATTGTTTGAGGCCCAagctgtaatgtaaaaaaaaaaaaacacctcatgATGGCTGCTAATTAACCTACTGGTGGACCGTGTTTGAAGTTTAAGAAAGTTGAAAACAGTAGATATTGATTGTCATTGTCTATAAAGAGGACAACATGGCTACTCTCATTAATGAGGATCCTTTGAGGTTTACACAGCAGTTTGCTTGTCCCATCTATTACCTCAATGTATTATTGAACATTGCCTTACGTGACGGTACTCCATCTCTAGAGAAATCTGTTTCCCCAAGAGagagtaatatacagtataatatgtaTATTAATCTCTCCTTGGCAGTATATACAATAAAAAACCTTCAGGGAGGTATCTGCCCACCCTCATTGTTTTCCAGAAACCTGCAAGGAAGCAGCTGCCTATCCTTAATTATTTCCAAAAACCTGCTGTAAAAGCTGCCCACCCTCAGTCATTTCAAGAAACCCGCAGCGAAGTGACTGCCAACCCTCAGTGATATCAAGAAGTCTGCAGGGAAGTGGCTTCCCATCCAAAATCATTTCTAGAAACATGCAGGGAAGTGGCTGCTCATCCTCAATTATTTAAAGATACCTGCAGGGAAGTGCATGGACGTGACTGTCCACCCTCAGTGCTTTCTAGAAATCTCCAGGAAAATGGCCTCCCACCCTCAATAATATTAAGAAACCTGCAGGGATGTGACTGCCCATCCTCACAGATTTtaagtagccagcaggttgcccaaACTGAATCATTTCAAGATAGCAGCAGGGACATGTCTGCCCCccataaattatttttaaaatccTTCAAGGAAATAGCTGCTACCCCTCAATTATTTCCAAAAAACTGCAGCAAACTGACTGTCCACCCTCAGTGATTTCCAGAAACCTGCAGGGGAGTAGCTGCCTACCTTTACTCATTTCAATATATGGTCAGTGAAGTGGTTGCCCATCCTCAATGATTTCCAAAAACCTCCCAGGAGGCAGTCGGTCACCTTCCATTACTTACAGGTATTTCTTACCAGATCTTTGCAGGAGACATAGGTACCTGCAGAAGGCAAACCAGTaagagggaacctgtcatcaactttatgctgacctcactggggatagcataaaatagtgacagaaatgctgatctcagcggtgtgtcactgatgagctaaaagtaagtggttgccgagaaccagcatcataatcattgcagctcaggccttgaaaagagtcaaatctacctaagaagagtcctggttattataatctcctgaactctcacccatctgctgatgattggcagttctctcctagagagaaagggagaaaactaggtagaagactgtcagtcatcagcaggtgcagtggcgtagctatcagggataaaacttgtaaaaaaaaacgcagcactcGCTTGTCTTCAGTatccaaaggtttattcaccaatacagtgaaagaccacacaggtcgaaacgtcgcactggattggtgaataaacctttggatactgaagacaagagagtgctgcgtttttttttacaagttttaTCTATGTCTGGGGGAGCTTCGGACTAGCTTCCAACACGGATGGCACCACCAGATAAAGGAACAGTATTTTTTTTGTCGTTGTGCTGCTACACTTTGTTTCTTTTTCTATGGTAGCTATCAGGTAAgcaagggaagcagctgcttcggggcccgagcttGGCCTGGGAGCAATCACTGTACTT from the Bufo bufo chromosome 2, aBufBuf1.1, whole genome shotgun sequence genome contains:
- the SYT4 gene encoding LOW QUALITY PROTEIN: synaptotagmin-4 (The sequence of the model RefSeq protein was modified relative to this genomic sequence to represent the inferred CDS: deleted 1 base in 1 codon), encoding MAPVISSSGEAYAEIPTMVGLIGAFGLVFTVSLFSWICCQRKSTKSNKTPPYKFVHVLKGVNIYPENLNSKKKFGADEKTELSPKSHISKTSLHLDLEKRDLNGNFPKANKVRSSPDLEDFSQPQITEKDKNSISPESITSTSSLSSAEKQDKLGTLFFSLEYNFEKKAFVVNIKEARSLPAMDEQSMTSDPYIKMTILPEKKHKVKTRVLRKTLDPAFDETFTFYGIPYSQVQDLVLHFIILSFDRFSRDDVIGEVYFPLSGIELSDGRVLMNREINKRNIRKSAGRGELLISLCYQSTTNTLTVVVLKARHLPKADTSGLSDPYVKVNLYHAKKRISKKKTHVKKCTPNAVFNELFVFDIPCEGLEDISVEFLVMDSDRGSRNEIIGRLSLESSADGTGGEHWKEICEQPSETDCQVHMLCDG